A region of the Puniceicoccaceae bacterium genome:
TGGTCTGTTGACCTGGTTTCCGGTCCGGTGGAACTGCCAGTTCCCGAGGGAGTTCGCCTGAAGCGGGTGGTCAGCGGTCAGGAAATGTATGAAGCCTGCAGTTCACTGTTTGACGACTGTGACGTGCTCATCATGTGCGCGGCAGTGATGGACATGCGTCCGGTCCGGACATTCACCCAGAAGCAGAAGAAGGATTCCATCGAATGGACCGTTGCGTTCGAACCGGTCGTGGACATCCTCAAAAGCCTCGCTGCCCGCAAGTCCCACCAGCTTCTGGTCGGTTTTGCAGCAGAAACGCAGGATCTTGAGTCCTACGCCCGGCGCAAACTTGAGGAAAAACAACTCGACTGGATCGTGGCAAACGACGTGAGCCAGAAGGGGTTGGGATTTGCCTCCGACCAAAATCGGGTTCAGCTGTTCTCAAGGCAGGGTGAATCCCTTACCCTGGGTCCCACCAGCAAACAATCCCTCGCCATCGACATCCTCGAAATCATGGATGCCAAGGGAACGTTTACCCACTGATTCTCACTCACTTCCACTCCTGTTTGACCATGCACCGTCGCACCAGCAGTTCCCTGAACCGAATCCTCGGTCGTCTGGACAATCTCGACAGCACCAATCTCACCATTCTCGTGCAGCGCCTGGCTCGCGAACGTGAACTGCTGGAAAAAGTCTTCAATTCCATCCATGACGGCATCCTCGTTCTCGACGGTGAGGGCACCATCCAATACGCCAACCGCCCCAGTCTGGAACTCATCGGACTGGACGAAAGCGACATTGGATTCACCGTGCTCACGGACAAGTGGCCCGACCTCAACCGCTGGATCGACTTTCACAGTCTGGACAACCCAAAAGATCCCGACTCGGCGGTGTCCCGGGAGATAGAGATGACCTACCCCCAGCGACGCGTGCTACGCCTCTTTCTGATGCCGATGTACCTCAGTACCATCAAGAGCGGAATCAGCTACCTCATCGTACTCACCGACATCACTGAGGAAAAAGACAGCACCGAAGAAACCATCGAAAGTGAAAAAATCGCCTCCATCATGCTGCTCGCAGCCGGGGTTGCCCACGAAATTGGAAACCCGCTCAATTCCCTGACCATCCACCTGCAACTCATCCAGCGCAGACTTGATCAGCTCGAATCCAATTCCCATACAAAAAAGATCGCAAAATCCATCGATGTCTGCACCGAAGAGGTGCACCGGCTCGATGGCATTCTCAATCATTTTCTCGGAGCCATCCGCAACACGCCGCCCGATTTTCAGGACGTGGATCTGCTCGTGCTCATCGAGGAAGTGGTGCGCTTGATGGAAGAGTCCCTCCAGACCAACAAGATCGACATCAACATCGAGATTGAAAGCCCCACTCCGATCATTCTGGCGGATGTAAACCAGATCAAGCAGGTCTTCTACAACATTCTCAAAAACGCGATGGAGGCGATGCCGCGTGGCGGTGTCATCAAGATCAAACCCCGGGCCGACGATGAGTTTGTCTACATCATGATCGCCGACACGGGCATGGGCATTGATCAGGAGGATTTGTCAAAAATCTTCCACCCCTACTTTTCCACCAAAGACAGCGGCCACGGCCTGGGCATGATGGTCGTGAACCGCATCATCCGTGCCCACGGTGCCAAAATCGGCATCGACAGCAAAAAGAACAAGGGCACTGTGGTGACGCTGCAGTTTCCACAAAAACACCGCCGCGTTCGCCTGCTGAAGGATCAACCCAAACCCTAAACTACCCTGCTCATGCGTTCGTTTTACAACCCCTTCCTGATCTGGATTGCCCTGGCTCCCGCAGTCGTCTGCAGTGCTGCCAAACCCGCAGCCACTTCCGCGTTTGCAGAGGTCAGTCCAAACTACGAGCGCGTTCGGCTCGATTCCGGCCGCTATCAACCCGAAACCTATGCATTCGGAGAGGGCATTTTGTTCGACCGAAGCGGAAAAGATCCCTCGCTCACTTCACTTAGCTTTCGCGAAATGGCGACAATCATCGCCGAAGCTCTGCTCGAAGCCGACTATGTTCCGACTCCCTCTCCCGAAGAAACCGATCTGCTCATTGTGTTGAGTTGGGGCAAAACCATGCCGCAGGACGATGGTCTGGGCAGCATCGCAAGGAATGGTCTCAGCGAAGCCATGAATGCCATGACCCAACTCAGTCAGCTCGGTGAAGGAGAGTCGGATGCAGCTACCTCCATGCAGAGTGAACTGGAGGGCAGACTCGACCAAATGCTGATGCTGCAGGACATGGCTGAGCAGCAGCGCCGACGCGCAAACGCCATGAATGCTCAGCTGCTCGGCTACCATCGTTCCCTACGCCATGCAACGGAACTGATGCAAACCTTTGCCCCCATGCGCAGCGTTCATGACGACCTCATGCTCGAACTCGAGTCTCCGCGCTACTTCGTGATACTGCAGGCCTACGATTTCCAGAAATGGTTTCAGGATGGAACCCGCGTCATGCTCTGGTCCACACGCTTCAGCATCCATGCCAAGGGTCGGCGCTTCGATGAAGAACTGCGCAACATGGCCCTGGCCAGCAGTCGTGTGATGGGGACCGACTCCAAACGCCTCCAGCGTCACTTGCGACCCGCTCGTGTGGAATTCGGTGAACTCGAATTCCTTGGGGTTGAAGACAAGTAATCGCTAGCGATCCAATTCGCCCCGGTCCAATGTCAGTCCCGGGGACTCTGCACGATCAATGCCTCTCGTCCAGGATAACGGTCGTCGCCGCCTCAAATTCATCCTGTGTCTGCCTCACGTACTGATCGATGGACACCATTCGCTCGTAGAATTTGCCCATCCAGAAATCACGGTGAACGGTTTCATTCTCGTCCGCAAAATGGTAACCTTCCCATCCGATGTAGTTGGTGTAGTTGCGGTGATAAACGACCTCATCCACGTAGCGGCGCATATTGCTCCAGTAAGTGCCCTCCCATCCGATGCGCGCGATTTCATTGCGCAAATTCTGGGTTGCCTGCTGGGTTTGCACAAATTCGGCTTCCAATTGACTATTGAGATCCCACGCATCCTCAACCACAGTCATGCCGGGAAGCCGGTCCAGATGTGATTCGGTGGCGTGATCGTAGAATGCATCGGGATCGCCAGGTTCGCGCAACAGGCTCACCTGGTAGGGAACTCCATACGTCGGAATCTCCGGATCATCAAAATTTTCCGTAAAAATGTAGATCGCATTCTCAAATCCATCATCCTGCATGATGCGGAATTTGCCGATAAAAGGGGAATCGATACGAATGACACGGTCCGCATCCATCTCAACCTTCAGCCATCCCAGTTGCGCGTGTTTGATGATGGGCCAATTCTCATCGTGATAGATTCCCAGTTCCGGGTGATACTTCC
Encoded here:
- a CDS encoding ATP-binding protein, with product MHRRTSSSLNRILGRLDNLDSTNLTILVQRLARERELLEKVFNSIHDGILVLDGEGTIQYANRPSLELIGLDESDIGFTVLTDKWPDLNRWIDFHSLDNPKDPDSAVSREIEMTYPQRRVLRLFLMPMYLSTIKSGISYLIVLTDITEEKDSTEETIESEKIASIMLLAAGVAHEIGNPLNSLTIHLQLIQRRLDQLESNSHTKKIAKSIDVCTEEVHRLDGILNHFLGAIRNTPPDFQDVDLLVLIEEVVRLMEESLQTNKIDINIEIESPTPIILADVNQIKQVFYNILKNAMEAMPRGGVIKIKPRADDEFVYIMIADTGMGIDQEDLSKIFHPYFSTKDSGHGLGMMVVNRIIRAHGAKIGIDSKKNKGTVVTLQFPQKHRRVRLLKDQPKP
- a CDS encoding phosphopantothenoylcysteine decarboxylase codes for the protein MSFPLFNTAQVHRPPDFSTTAMQLPIRCLITAGPTREFIDPVRFISNPSSGKMGYALAQAAVRRGWSVDLVSGPVELPVPEGVRLKRVVSGQEMYEACSSLFDDCDVLIMCAAVMDMRPVRTFTQKQKKDSIEWTVAFEPVVDILKSLAARKSHQLLVGFAAETQDLESYARRKLEEKQLDWIVANDVSQKGLGFASDQNRVQLFSRQGESLTLGPTSKQSLAIDILEIMDAKGTFTH